Sequence from the Remersonia thermophila strain ATCC 22073 chromosome 7, whole genome shotgun sequence genome:
ACAAGGTTGCGATTGTGGTTGTTGAGGTTTCCGGgacaaacaagaaaaaaaagaaaaaaaaaagaaagaaagcaaGGGGAAGACAAGAAAGTTGTGGCAAGTGACAGGGTCGATGGTCGACTTGATCTCACTTCTGGCTTCCTTCACTTCCTCCTGCCCATGGCCTTGCAGGGCCACAGCGGCGAGCCGGGGGGGCTCGAGGTCCCCACTGGGTTCCACTGTGGTTGGGGACGGCCAATCAGCTCAGGACATCCTGGGCCCCCCCCTGGAGTGACGCGAGCTCTTGCAGCCTTGCGGCCCGCCAACCGATCACCGACCTCACACTCCAACCTGGAATCCATCCACTGCATCCACTGCATCCActgcatccatccatccatccatccccacCACAAGCTTCCGTTGTCTTTGGGTTGTTGCGAACCGATCCCAagcttcccccctcccgtcaACCTGACACCCCCCGCAACACACAGAAAAGATAGAAAACGGTTAACACATCACAACACTCTCGGCTGCCATTCTCCattccaccccccccccgcaCAACGAACGACCTTCTcttccatcctcctcgaATTCCGACCCGAGCAGCGGCCGCTGTCTCCCACCACCTTTCCactccgcccctccccctctttctctcccatctcccccgTCCAACAGCCAACAGCCAACCGCCATGGGTTCAGATCCGCAATACGCAAAgtggccgctgctgccgctggcccAGCACGTCTTCACCCTCACCAACCCCTACGCCTCCAAGCCGGCCCAGCAAACCGCCGCCAAGCAACTCCAGGATGCCATCACCGAGCACAAGATGGCTCCCTTCTACCGCTACCTCGCCCATCCGATAGATGGCGTCCTCAATGCCGTtggggaggcgggcgccgggagCGCCCAGCGCAAGCCGCTGAGCAGGAAGAGCAGCCTCTCGGGGATGATCGCGCCGGGgggcaccgccgcggccgtgacGATTGCTTGGGACGAGGGCTTGTATCAgtcgctgcaggccgagaacGACAAGGAACTCGAGGAGTacaagaaggaagaggaggaagccgtcgagaaggccggTGAGACCGAGATCCAGGCCGCGCGGGGCAAGAGGGCCGAGTTTTGGGCAAGGGTTGGCGACAAGGTGCGTGGCTCGCCCGCGGGAACGCTCGAGGTCCGGAACGGTTTGCTGAtgcttgtttgtttttttccaTCGACAGGACAAAGCCATCGCCGCCTACGAAGCCGTCTTCGAGAACACGGGCATCCTCGGCACCAAGATCGACCTCGTCCTGGCCATCATCCGCATGGGCCTCTTTTACGGCGACAAGCACCTCGTCAAGAAGCACATCGCGCGGGCCAAGACgctggtcgacgccggcggcgactggGACCGCCGCAACCGCCTCAAGGCCTACGAGGGCCTGCACCTCCTCACCGTGCGCAGCTACAACCTTGCCGccccgctgctcctcgacagCCTGTCCACCTTCACCTCGTACGAGCTGTGCACCTACAGCAGCCTGGTCATCtacgccgtgctcgccggcTCCGTGTCCCTCAAGCGCGTCGACTTCAAGTCCaaggtcgtcgacgcccccgagatcaaggccatcctgggtgacggcgaggacaagctgctggccttgacgggcgccatctcggccgggcccggcgccgacgcggagatgcaggacgccgccgccgccgcctccaacaAGGTGACGGCCGTCAACCTGACGACGCTTGGCAGCACCGCCGACCagtccgaggccgagatggcggtcGATTTCGGccccctcgcccagctcgtgAGCAGCTTGTACAACGGCCGCTACAAGCTCTTCTTccaggcgctggcgctcgtcgaggagcagtTCCTGACCCAGGACCGCTATCTGCACGAGCACCGCGGCTGGTTCATCCGCGAGATGCGCCTGCGCGCCtaccagcagctgctgcagagCTATCGCGTCGTCGGATTGGATAGCATGGCCAACGACTTTGGCGTGACGGTGGACTTTTTGGATCGGTAggcgttttcttttttttttcccctccgtttttttttcctgctACCGTGGCAACCACAAGAAAAACAAGGACTAACCCATGGCGCGCCCGCTCGCACTCCTACGCACAGCGACCTCGCCAAGTTCATCGCCGCTGGCCGCATCCCCTGCACCAtcgaccgcgtcgccggcaACGGCGTTATCGAGACCAACCGTCCGGACGATAAGAACAAGCAGTACCAGGATGTGGTGCGCCAGGGCGATCAGCTGATCACCAAGCTGCAAAAGTACGGTCAGGCCGTGCGGCTGCGGGGAAGTGAGCGGGCTTGAGTttggggaagagggaggggagaggggggggggctggcgAGGGAAACGGAAGGGGAACCGCAGGAGAAGGGCAGAGCGGAGGGCAAGGGGGGTTTGCCTGCACCCTTgtatgatgatgacgatatCTGCCAGATCCTACACCCCTGAGCTGTCAGCCAGGCATACATATCTTAGACTTTCTGTGAACAAGGGCCTAAAATGACAGCTCTGTGCCCCCGTGCCCGtctggttggctggctggctacCTCTCGATGAAAGGCATATTACCCCtagcacacacacatgcatacatactgcgtatatATACACAtgcacacgcacacgcacacgcacacagaCACAAAAAGCGAGGTAAGAACTGCAAGGTAATGATGAAGAGCAGAAAAGGCTAGGTGGGGGTACCTTCAACCAAACAAAGCAGCTAGCAGGAAACTCCACAGCAGAAACAACAGCCCGTCTATGCATGCATCATCCGTTCCCTCCCGGTTCCTTGGTTTTTGCCTCCGTTTCTGTCCGTGTCAAGACCCAACGGACAAACCACCCGCAACGCCAAGCGTCTCGTCAGCGGTACTTGTCCATAAACTCGCGGTGGAACTTGACGATGCTCCCGACCCACTCGGTGCCCGGCGCCAGGAAGGTGGTGCGGAAGTGCAGCGTGCCCTCCTTCTGGCCGAACCCGGAGCCGGGCACGACGCACACGCCcgtggcctcgagcaggcgcatGCAGTAGAACTCGTCGGGGgtgcggccctcggcggcggcggcctcggcggccttgggcggcagccggATGGTGGGGAAGAGGTACATGCTGCCCTGGGGCGCGCCGCACTCGACGCCCTCCATCTGCTCAAAGGCCTTGTGCAGGGCGGTGGCGCGCTCGTGCAGGCCGCGGTAGATGGCGTCGTACTCGGCGCGGTACTGGTCGTAGCTGGGgtcgccggggcggggcgggttGACCatgaggtcgacgaggcaCTGGCCGATGACGGGGGCGCAGAGCATGATGGAGACGAACTTGTAAATCTCGTTCTGCACGGCGGGGTCGAAGCCGACGAGCTCAAAGtagccgccgcggtggccgcACTCGCCCACCATGCCCTTGCTCACCGAGTGCAGCgaggcgagctcgacggcgtcgtaggcgccgggctgctcctgctgcagccgccgcagggtGCGCTTGAAGCTGATAAACTCGCCGACGAAGACGTTGGTCTGGTagacctcgtcggcgatgacgacgaggcgcttCTCGCGCGCAaagtcgaggacggcgcggatgTCCGACTCGGGCAGGGACGCGCCCGTCGGGTTGCCCgggttgatgatgacgatggcgcgcacgtcgatgccgtcggccacggccttgtCGTACGAGGAGCGGATGGCCGACACGTCGGTGCCCCAGTTCTTGTGCTCCTCCAGGTAGTAGGGCACGCACTGCGCGTCGAGCACCGAGAGGGAGGCCGTGTACAGGGGGTACTGCGGGatggggacgaggacgcccgAGCTCGAGTCCTTGCAGATGATGTGCAGGAGGGTGttgacgcccgaggaggcgccggcggacaGGTAGATGTCCTCCCACCGGGCGGGGAAGCCGTCGCGCCCTGCGGGAATGCGTTAGCCGAGAGCCCGGGTCGTCGCGGAGGTTTcagggaggggacggggcgaGAGAAACCCACGCTCGAGGAACTCGGCCACGCTCTGGCGAATGGCCGGGGCGCCGTTGCTGGCGCTGTAGGCGCCGACGGAGCCGaccgccttgagcagcttccTGGCGCGCTCCAGCACGTCGGGCTTGTAGCCCAGCTCGTTCACCAGGACGTCGGGcttgtcgagcagctgggGGTTCTCCAGGAGGCTCAGGACCTGGCGGAAGAAGGTGATGGGCTTctggtcgagctgctgcgggtTGCCAATGTTGGCCGAGATGACCTGCTTGAAGGGCAGGTCGGTGGCgcccttggccagggcgaggcggtACTCCTCCGACTTGACGGCCAGCTCACCGCGGACGGCATACTTGGCAGCCCGGACGTGCTGGTTGATGGTGTCGAGGTtgagacggcggccagcttcgGACCCCATGTTGCGTGTGGATGCCGGGATGTTCCGAGGAGCAAGAGAAATGCGACGTCCGGCGCGGATCGGTAGCGGGGTAGTAGCAGCGCTGGAGAAATCtaagggtggtggtgatggttgGTGAATGAAAGCCGAGGGTTAGAACAGGGTCTCGAGGGACAAGGATGGGTAAGGCGGTTGTTGGTtccgtgtgtgtgtgtgtgtgtgtgtgtgtgtgtgtgctgcGTCAAGCTTCCATCCGAGGTTGGGATGAAGGCTCAGGGGctccagggggggggagggggggtgggggttgaGAGAGTGAGAGTGTAAGAGTGTACGAGTGTAAGAGGGTAAGAGGGTGAGAGGACGAGTAGGTGAGTAAGTGAGGAAAAGGCTGATTGTAGGGAAAGTGGATGCTCGGAGCAGGTGTGGGTGCTTGAGGATGAGATATATCCGCCCGTCTGGAAAATCAATTGAGAGGTTGAAACAAGAGAGAAGCAGAAAGCCCGATTCGACCTCGTCGGTGACCACAGCAGACCCCCAAGTCTAACTGCGTTTGCCCGTGGGAAATCAACGCATGAGATGCTAATTGTCTCGTGTCATCCGACATCCGACTTATGACTGATGTGTtgccgggggggcgggccATCCCGGAACACCCTGGGGCTGGCGCCGTTGGTTCCGCGTGTAGGTCCCTGCATTGTATGCGAAGGCCGAAACCGGGAGAgacgaggagagggagagagagagagggagggagaggacagacggatggatggctcACGGCCCCGAAGCCCGAGGGACTTTCTTGTGCATGTCCAGGCAGGGAAATTTCCAGTTTCTGTGTTGTTTTCTGCAGCGGcgcatctttttttttttttctttcgatGTGGCAACTCGACTTGCACTTGAttcaagctcgaggagaacTTGGCCCCCATCTTtcaaacaaacaaacaaacacaAAAGAAATAAAAAGAAACCGGAGCAGCAAGAcaaaatgaaaaaaaaaaaaaaaaaaaaacaccgCTATTTACCTCGCTGTCTGCTTGAGCTCTGCGAACTCTGCAGCGTCTGGACCGCGCCCTGCCTCAACGCCGGGTTCTGAACCGCCCCgcgacgggcgagctgcGCCAGCAGAGGCGCCATTGTACTTTAACGGGCCGGTTGTTtgggggagggaaaagaagACCCGAACCGAAGACCGAAGCGGTGGCTTGGGAACGACACGACAAAAGGGGAATTCACCTCGATGTCAGTCGATCAATCTGGCCTTTCGGTCGCGGCGTggggggagcgggagaggcAAAGCtgcagagagagagagaggctgTTAGACGGGCGTGGGTTTGTGGGGTTTCCCTTGACGATGCACAACGGCCAGTCAGTGAGGTGATCTGATTCATCAGCCCAGGGCCAAATGGCCCCCTGTCCCACGCCGGACTTACTGTGAACTATACAGGTGTTACAGGTCAGCTCTGGCGCGCCATTTCCCGGTCCTTCGCGGTGGGGGAGATTGAGGAAACCGATCTGACCACGACCCGACGAGGTTCACCACGCTACGGGGCGTCTGGCGCCCCTCTTGTATGAAGCAGCACCCACGGGCAGTATGGCTCCGAAAAATGGAGATCCGTTGAGCCCCTCCCCGGGGCGGTGAGCTTGGCCTGCTGGAGGGGATCACGGGTTACCACGGTCGGGCTCCCGAGCTTCCCCAACCCAGATGGGCGACGGCACCCGCCTAGCGACTTCGGACCGCCGTGCAAGCAAGCGAGATCTGGTCTGACGCTCAGGCACCATGGGATGACGTTTTGACGGGACCTCTCACGATGGATATTGTTGTCCTCTGCGTCTCGAGAGAGCAACCAACCTCTGGCAGGGCACAAACGTGACATGGGATCTTAGGCTGGAGATGGTATCCCCAGAGATGTACAAGACAGGTACAGAGGTGCCTTGGCCCCCGTTACCGTACCTGATGATGCGTTTTGTGTCAAGTGGGGAAAAAAACCACTGGTGATTTGTCTGCTcctgcttgctgctgctgctgctgccccctcccccaaaaGAACAGAAAGCTGCGCAGAAGCTGGAAGGGGAGCGAGGGGAACCCGAGTGGGCCCCGCCCGAtcccgccccgccgtccaATCCCCGGAGCCGAACCATTGGCAGGGGCCCATGCAACACGCCGGCTTCCGAACCGCTCCACACGCAAAACTTCCCACCTCCAAGGTTGAAGCCATCGCGACAGCACCgccagacgacgacgacgaccactaccactaccactaccaccaccaccaccactaccaccaccactaccaccaccaccaccaccactaccaccaccactaccaccaccaccaccacaacaacaacaacaacaaacgACGACaccggccgccaccagcccCCGCTGCCCCCAGACAACCAAAGAGGGTGGAAGGCACCGCAGACAACCCGCCCCCTCTACCTCTACCTCTACCTccacaaccacaaccccCCTCGGACACCCGGCCGCCAAAAAGTCTGCCAACATGGCACGGAAGGCCAAATCCCGCGTCATCAACGTGCGCCTCCTCTCCATGGCCATGACGGGCTACTTCTACACCTTTACGCGCCTCCGCACCGCCCAGCCAATGAGCATGATCAAGTACGACCCAATAGGTACGCAACATGGCTCTGCCATCCCTTCCCCGAAAAAGCATCTCccgtggtgggcgggcgcTGGCATGGAAAGAAATTTTCTGTAAACAAAACAAAATAacaagggcgaggccggaggGTCGGAAAGGTGGGAAAGGAGCTCCAGGGAAGGGAACACacagaagaggagggggccgTCGAGGGACAGGTCCGGCTGCCGCCCACACAGCCTACTGTAGCGTTTGCGCTGTGTGTCGTGAGAACCCGAAACGAACTAACGCATCCATCTCTCTTCTTTCTCGTCCGCAGTCCGCAGGAGGGTCCTCTTCCTGGAGCAAAAACGAAAGGGCAAAtaagccagccagccagccacgACCACCCAAAGAAACACCATCGATCTTGGCTCTTTCAAGGGACAAATGGGTGGGGGGCAAGAGGGCAGAAGGACGGGGCGTAGGGACGGCTCagttggttggttggttgggtgggtgggtggtttGGGGGACTCATggttccccccctcccccaagcTGAGGTTTGTTTCTCTCTGATGAGAGAAAGAGGAAAGGGGAAAggatgttgctgctgctgccacgGACGAGACGAGGGGGCCAGCAACCGCACAGGCAATATGACACACTCGGCCGAGGGAAAGGAGGGTCGTGGACGGTGCCCATCCGTGGACCTCGACACCCCCCAGGCCTCTCTTGGACTTTGGCGGAGGGTGCTGTACTATACACCAGAAACTCATCACCATGTAACAAAAGAAAGACCAAAAGGAACCAGGCGTTTTGGGCGGAAGGGCTGGCGCGGCCTACGGGCCCGGAGGACGACCTTAGACCAGGAAATAACCTCATCGATGACCTGTGCTGCGCGAATGGGCCGGTTCTCTTTCAGGGCTGAGCTCGACGTCAGGGATCGAAGGCTCAGCCTCTATTCACGAAatgcggggggggggggggggggggggcttgtaTCGCAGAGCTTCCATGTCAACCATGCCCCCAACTCGGAGAACAGCCAGCTACATCGATCCCGTCCACCCGAAATCTTAACCATTCTA
This genomic interval carries:
- a CDS encoding mitochondrial 54S ribosomal protein bL33m, encoding MARKAKSRVINVRLLSMAMTGYFYTFTRLRTAQPMSMIKYDPIVRRRVLFLEQKRKGK